In Bacteroidales bacterium, one DNA window encodes the following:
- a CDS encoding SPOR domain-containing protein encodes MLRLLSTVFCICLFFLNSLSAQEESKSDGKVEYVQDARINELSDYYKKVNEKDQSVDGYRVQIFFDSGSNSKKRASDAMDEFISKYPNSRVFLSFKSPYYRVRVGNFRTLAEAVGYQKKILTDYPNAFPVKEKISFKELE; translated from the coding sequence ATGCTCCGCTTACTTTCAACCGTTTTTTGCATCTGTCTTTTCTTTTTGAACAGTTTATCTGCTCAGGAAGAATCCAAGTCTGATGGAAAGGTTGAATATGTTCAGGATGCCCGAATTAATGAGTTGAGTGATTATTATAAAAAAGTAAATGAGAAAGATCAATCAGTGGACGGATACAGGGTTCAGATCTTCTTTGATTCCGGTAGCAACAGCAAGAAAAGAGCATCTGATGCCATGGATGAGTTCATTTCAAAATACCCCAATTCAAGGGTTTTCTTATCGTTTAAATCCCCCTATTATCGGGTCAGAGTTGGTAATTTCAGGACCCTTGCAGAAGCTGTAGGATACCAGAAAAAAATTCTTACAGATTACCCCAACGCTTTTCCTGTAAAAGAAAAAATCAGTTTTAAAGAGCTGGAATAA
- the ruvB gene encoding Holliday junction branch migration DNA helicase RuvB: MNQHLDASGERLTPAEKEIEKALRPLDFGSFAGQPNVLSNLRVFVAAARQRDEPLDHVLLHGPPGLGKTTLSYIIANELGVNVKVTSGPVLDKPGDLAGLLTNLEKNDVLFIDEIHRLSPVVEEYLYSAMEDFKIDIMIETGPNARSVQIILNPFTLVGATTRSGLLTAPLRSRFGINSRLQYYDAETLKKIVIRSAGILRVPIQDDAAFEIARRSRGTPRIANLLLRRVRDFAQIKGNGTIDLEISQYALSALQVDKNGLDEMDIRILSTIIEKFKGGPVGLTTISTAVGEDAGTIEEVYEPFLIQEGYLMRTPRGREATDMAYKHLGKSRAAVNGSLF; the protein is encoded by the coding sequence CTGAATCAACATCTGGATGCTTCAGGCGAAAGATTAACTCCCGCGGAAAAGGAAATTGAAAAAGCCCTTCGTCCATTGGATTTCGGAAGTTTTGCCGGTCAACCTAATGTTTTGAGCAACCTTAGGGTATTTGTGGCTGCTGCCCGTCAACGGGATGAACCTCTTGATCATGTTCTTTTGCATGGACCGCCGGGACTTGGGAAAACCACACTGTCCTATATTATTGCCAATGAATTGGGAGTGAATGTTAAGGTAACTTCCGGACCGGTGCTTGATAAACCTGGTGATCTTGCCGGATTACTTACAAATCTTGAAAAAAATGATGTGCTATTTATCGATGAGATCCATCGGTTAAGCCCTGTCGTAGAGGAATATCTGTACTCTGCCATGGAAGATTTCAAGATTGACATTATGATTGAAACCGGCCCTAATGCAAGAAGTGTCCAGATCATTCTGAATCCCTTTACCCTGGTTGGTGCTACCACTCGTTCAGGGCTCCTTACAGCTCCCCTGCGCTCCCGCTTTGGTATCAACTCCAGGCTGCAGTATTATGATGCTGAAACGCTTAAAAAGATTGTAATTCGTTCTGCCGGAATCCTGAGGGTTCCGATTCAGGATGATGCGGCTTTTGAAATAGCCCGCAGAAGCAGGGGAACACCACGTATTGCAAACCTTTTACTTCGCCGGGTGCGCGATTTTGCGCAGATCAAGGGAAATGGCACAATCGACCTTGAAATCTCTCAATATGCCTTATCAGCACTCCAGGTTGATAAGAATGGTCTCGATGAAATGGATATCCGTATCCTCTCTACTATTATCGAAAAATTCAAAGGAGGGCCTGTCGGTCTGACAACCATTTCTACAGCTGTTGGTGAAGATGCCGGGACAATCGAGGAAGTCTATGAGCCTTTCCTTATCCAGGAGGGTTACCTGATGCGCACACCAAGAGGTAGGGAGGCTACTGATATGGCATACAAGCACCTTGGGAAATCCCGTGCAGCTGTAAATGGGTCGTTGTTTTAA
- a CDS encoding universal stress protein yields the protein MKDILVAIDFSKGSVHALEYAIELANVAQSNITLVWIDVQAANETQGSPESGEFRDESKKNLEELVHTYKGKLTGGKLNCKIRKGKVYQELAAQAKQNNSSLLILGAHGVSGFEEYWIGSNASRVVAYSPCPVITIKFNFDNSRGIRKILVPIDHTPQTIQKAIFACQLAKVFGSDINILAIHTSRLKTMQRVVENNVVKIEKYLNSNKINFILDTVLSDNLTSTIIEHAKNLDVDIVAIMSDWQNEASVTILGQFAQQLVNYSPVPVLSIPQKEHFILQ from the coding sequence ATGAAAGATATCCTGGTAGCCATTGATTTCTCGAAAGGATCAGTGCATGCTCTTGAATATGCCATTGAATTGGCCAATGTTGCCCAAAGTAACATCACCCTGGTATGGATTGATGTTCAAGCGGCAAATGAAACACAAGGCAGTCCGGAATCCGGAGAATTTCGTGATGAATCAAAAAAGAACCTGGAGGAGTTAGTCCATACCTATAAAGGAAAACTCACAGGAGGTAAACTGAATTGCAAAATCCGAAAAGGCAAGGTATACCAGGAATTGGCAGCACAAGCAAAGCAAAATAATAGCAGTCTGTTGATTCTTGGCGCCCATGGTGTTAGCGGTTTTGAAGAATACTGGATCGGAAGCAATGCATCTCGTGTTGTAGCCTATTCCCCTTGCCCTGTTATTACCATTAAATTCAATTTCGATAATTCCAGGGGGATCCGGAAAATTCTGGTCCCTATCGACCACACCCCACAAACCATACAGAAAGCAATTTTTGCTTGCCAGCTGGCAAAGGTTTTTGGCTCCGATATTAACATACTGGCTATCCATACCAGCCGGTTAAAGACGATGCAAAGAGTTGTTGAGAATAATGTCGTAAAAATTGAAAAGTATCTGAATTCGAATAAAATCAATTTCATACTTGATACTGTCCTTTCTGATAATCTTACCTCTACGATCATTGAACATGCAAAGAACCTCGATGTAGATATTGTGGCTATCATGTCAGACTGGCAAAATGAAGCATCCGTAACCATCCTTGGACAATTTGCACAGCAACTTGTTAATTATTCTCCTGTTCCTGTTCTAAGCATACCACAGAAAGAACATTTTATCCTTCAGTAA
- a CDS encoding four helix bundle protein: protein MNRQDVQKRAFKMAIEVIKLTKLFPKSPESNVISYQIIKSSTSTAANYRASGRAKSAKDFIFKLEIVEEECDETIFWLEFSIEANLISVDRVEPIKKETSEILAMIISSIKTAKQKLGS, encoded by the coding sequence ATGAACCGACAGGATGTTCAAAAAAGGGCCTTCAAGATGGCTATTGAAGTCATTAAATTGACTAAACTCTTTCCTAAAAGTCCGGAAAGCAATGTCATTAGTTATCAGATAATCAAATCATCTACCTCAACGGCTGCTAATTACAGAGCCTCAGGAAGAGCAAAATCCGCCAAAGATTTCATCTTTAAGCTAGAAATTGTTGAGGAAGAGTGCGATGAAACTATTTTTTGGCTTGAATTCTCCATTGAGGCTAATCTCATTTCCGTAGACCGTGTAGAACCAATAAAAAAAGAAACTTCCGAGATTCTGGCTATGATAATTTCTTCAATTAAAACAGCAAAACAGAAACTCGGAAGTTAA
- a CDS encoding arginine deiminase translates to MTSKPSNYTVDIRSEIGELEAVILHTPGPEVENMTPASAQKALYSDILNLSVALKEYNQFKGFLSKVTKTLQVKDLLIDILKNDRNKETIIKRICDQERQGVFLQEELMVFKSEKLATVLIEGIEMKKDNLTRFLSKDRYSLEPLHNFFFTRDASVAILDKVLISRMASRIRERESLIMDSIFTMHPLFQAKTIHPEESKHFCKEFSFEGGDFLVAREDILLIGTGPRTTSKGIDFIIEYYRKKNVTRHIIVQELPHNPESFIHLDMVFTFLDRNQCMIYEPLVMHPSRYLTIHISIHNGKVKSIREVENIPSILRELGMDLELLYCGGRKDIVNQEREQWHSGANFFAVGPGKIVGYGRNIHTIEELNQHGYEVLKANDVIHGKVDPGNYNKYIVTIDGAELSRGGGGCRCMTMPIRRRQVDW, encoded by the coding sequence ATGACATCGAAACCTTCTAATTACACCGTTGATATCCGCTCAGAAATTGGCGAACTGGAGGCTGTCATTCTTCATACTCCGGGTCCGGAAGTTGAAAATATGACTCCTGCCAGTGCCCAGAAGGCATTGTACAGTGATATCCTTAATCTTTCAGTGGCACTAAAGGAATATAACCAGTTCAAAGGATTCCTTTCGAAAGTCACCAAAACATTGCAGGTAAAAGATTTACTCATCGACATCCTGAAAAATGATAGGAATAAAGAAACCATCATAAAGCGGATTTGTGATCAGGAACGACAGGGAGTTTTCCTTCAGGAGGAACTGATGGTGTTCAAGTCGGAGAAACTGGCCACTGTTCTGATTGAAGGTATTGAAATGAAGAAGGACAATCTTACCCGGTTTCTATCGAAAGACCGTTATTCCCTGGAACCTTTACATAACTTCTTTTTTACAAGGGATGCTTCAGTTGCGATCCTTGACAAGGTTTTGATCAGCAGGATGGCAAGTCGTATCAGGGAAAGGGAGTCACTGATCATGGATTCAATATTTACCATGCATCCGCTTTTCCAGGCTAAAACCATTCATCCGGAAGAAAGTAAGCATTTCTGTAAGGAGTTCAGTTTCGAAGGCGGAGATTTCCTGGTGGCCAGGGAAGACATTTTACTGATTGGTACTGGGCCGAGGACTACTTCGAAAGGTATAGATTTCATTATTGAATATTATCGGAAAAAGAATGTTACCAGGCATATCATTGTCCAGGAGTTGCCACATAATCCTGAGTCGTTTATCCACCTGGATATGGTTTTTACATTTCTTGACCGAAACCAGTGCATGATCTATGAACCCCTGGTGATGCATCCATCACGATACCTTACCATTCATATCAGTATTCATAATGGAAAGGTAAAATCCATTCGCGAAGTGGAAAATATTCCATCTATCCTGCGTGAATTGGGGATGGATCTGGAGTTATTGTATTGCGGTGGAAGGAAAGATATCGTGAACCAGGAAAGGGAACAATGGCATAGCGGGGCTAATTTCTTCGCTGTTGGACCGGGAAAGATCGTTGGTTATGGACGAAATATACATACCATTGAAGAGTTGAATCAGCATGGATATGAGGTACTGAAAGCCAATGATGTGATCCATGGGAAAGTTGACCCCGGAAATTATAATAAGTATATTGTAACCATCGATGGAGCCGAGCTTTCCAGGGGAGGGGGTGGTTGCCGTTGCATGACCATGCCAATTAGAAGACGGCAGGTGGACTGGTAG
- a CDS encoding universal stress protein, producing the protein MSNIIAAIDFSDCSINALEHAISIANKGILDVHMIWVNNPSVTKTTIYSDKASDLIEEIKKQFGQLIEKYKDRLPETQLDYVIREGKVYREILDEAREMESLCIVMGTHGSSGFEQFWIGSNANRLISVAHCPVISLRAGINVKHQLERIVLPIDSTIDTRQKVPFTAYLAQLFDAEIYVVSVYASKYKAIQRRVDEYTDQVVKYLEEEGIPFHRDTLLVDNLTTSTIEYAKKVRANLISIMTEQETSPFNLLVGPYAQQMVNNSPFPVLSINPHETLIMASR; encoded by the coding sequence ATGAGCAACATAATAGCCGCTATCGACTTTTCCGATTGTTCGATCAATGCTCTCGAACATGCAATTTCTATTGCCAACAAAGGAATCCTTGACGTACATATGATTTGGGTGAATAATCCGAGCGTTACCAAAACAACTATTTACTCTGATAAAGCTTCTGATCTGATTGAAGAGATCAAAAAGCAATTTGGCCAGCTTATTGAAAAATATAAGGATCGTTTACCTGAAACCCAGCTTGATTATGTAATTCGCGAAGGCAAGGTCTATCGTGAAATACTGGATGAAGCCCGCGAAATGGAAAGCCTTTGTATCGTTATGGGCACCCATGGATCATCGGGGTTTGAGCAATTCTGGATTGGAAGCAATGCCAACAGGCTTATCTCTGTAGCTCATTGCCCGGTAATTTCCTTAAGAGCCGGCATCAATGTCAAACATCAGTTGGAAAGAATTGTGCTCCCTATCGACAGCACCATCGACACCAGGCAGAAAGTCCCCTTTACTGCTTACCTGGCTCAACTTTTCGATGCAGAGATTTATGTGGTTTCCGTTTATGCTTCCAAATATAAAGCCATTCAAAGAAGAGTAGATGAATATACCGACCAGGTAGTGAAATACCTTGAAGAAGAAGGTATTCCTTTCCATCGCGACACTCTTCTGGTTGACAATCTTACTACTTCTACAATTGAATATGCCAAGAAAGTACGAGCCAACCTTATCAGTATCATGACCGAACAGGAAACCAGTCCCTTCAACCTCCTGGTTGGCCCCTATGCTCAGCAGATGGTAAACAATTCACCTTTCCCTGTTTTGAGTATTAATCCTCACGAAACGCTTATTATGGCTTCCAGGTAA
- a CDS encoding UbiX family flavin prenyltransferase, which produces MLKSEKHKIVIGVTGASGAIYAKVLFDRIARLQEQVETVGVLFSKNARDVWTYELENKDFEHLPFRVYEPMDFHAPFASGSAGFDAMIICPCSVGTLGRIASGISNDLMTRAADVMLKERQKLILVVRESPYNLIHINNMRTVTEAGGIICPATPSFYSRPNTFEELAATVVDRALVLAGLRIDSFRWGQNDRM; this is translated from the coding sequence ATGTTGAAATCAGAAAAGCATAAAATTGTAATTGGTGTCACCGGCGCCAGTGGAGCGATTTATGCAAAGGTTCTTTTTGACAGGATTGCCCGGCTTCAGGAACAGGTAGAGACTGTTGGAGTGCTGTTTAGTAAGAATGCCAGGGATGTTTGGACCTATGAATTGGAGAATAAGGATTTTGAGCATCTGCCTTTCAGGGTTTATGAACCGATGGATTTTCATGCTCCTTTTGCTTCAGGATCAGCAGGTTTTGATGCAATGATAATATGTCCGTGCAGTGTTGGAACCCTGGGTCGTATTGCTTCCGGCATATCCAACGACCTGATGACCCGGGCGGCCGATGTAATGCTGAAAGAAAGGCAAAAGCTCATCCTTGTGGTTCGCGAATCGCCCTACAACCTTATTCATATTAACAATATGAGAACTGTAACGGAAGCCGGAGGGATTATTTGTCCAGCCACACCCTCCTTTTATAGCAGGCCCAATACCTTCGAGGAACTTGCTGCAACCGTTGTCGACAGGGCTCTTGTCCTGGCCGGACTCAGGATTGATTCCTTTCGTTGGGGACAGAATGATCGGATGTGA
- the queG gene encoding tRNA epoxyqueuosine(34) reductase QueG gives MEGSQLTKRIKELAMELGFFDCGIAAASFLEESEKPFDSWLQKGYQSGMGYMQNHREKRLDPTLLVEGSQSVIVFLFNYYPDQSLEAGEGYLISRYAYGEDYHTVLRRKLNQVIEELNLLVPGSFSRAFVDSAPVLERAWATRAGLGWIGKNSMLISRRNGSYYFIAEIITDIKLETDKAFGGDYCGDCSRCIDACPTNAITSPKIIDAGRCISYLTIENKGEIPSSFKGLYDQWVFGCDICQQVCPWNRYATGHTEPAFEMKEELRELSRNGLKSIDKERFNKYFKLSPMKRAKFEGLKRNIEFLDNETEKE, from the coding sequence ATGGAGGGCAGCCAGCTTACTAAAAGGATAAAAGAACTAGCCATGGAGCTTGGCTTTTTCGACTGTGGAATAGCCGCAGCCTCTTTCCTGGAAGAATCTGAAAAACCTTTTGATAGCTGGTTGCAGAAAGGATATCAATCGGGTATGGGTTATATGCAAAACCACAGGGAGAAGCGACTGGATCCCACCTTGCTTGTTGAAGGATCTCAATCGGTTATTGTTTTTCTATTCAATTATTACCCTGATCAATCCCTGGAAGCAGGGGAAGGATACCTCATTTCAAGGTATGCCTATGGTGAAGATTATCATACAGTTTTACGCAGAAAACTTAACCAGGTTATTGAAGAATTGAACCTGCTTGTCCCGGGATCATTCAGCCGGGCATTTGTTGATTCGGCGCCTGTACTCGAAAGGGCATGGGCTACAAGGGCAGGACTTGGATGGATAGGGAAAAACAGCATGCTGATTTCAAGAAGAAATGGGTCGTATTACTTCATTGCTGAAATTATAACTGATATTAAGCTTGAAACCGATAAAGCTTTCGGGGGTGATTATTGTGGCGACTGCAGCCGGTGTATAGATGCTTGTCCGACAAATGCTATCACATCGCCAAAAATTATTGATGCAGGAAGATGCATTTCCTATCTCACCATCGAGAATAAAGGAGAAATTCCCTCATCATTTAAGGGTTTATATGATCAATGGGTATTCGGATGTGATATCTGCCAGCAGGTTTGTCCCTGGAACCGATATGCAACAGGGCATACAGAACCTGCCTTTGAAATGAAAGAAGAGCTAAGGGAATTAAGTAGGAATGGTTTGAAAAGCATTGATAAAGAGCGGTTTAATAAATACTTCAAATTATCTCCAATGAAAAGAGCTAAATTTGAGGGCTTGAAAAGAAATATTGAGTTCCTTGATAATGAAACGGAAAAGGAGTGA